One Saprospiraceae bacterium DNA window includes the following coding sequences:
- a CDS encoding glycoside hydrolase family 25 protein, with amino-acid sequence MMRHSTFLLFILVPFVGSRNTVAPVLSPVMELQGVDVSHYQKVIDWEMVTERQAVDFAFVKATEGHDYRDSLFCRNWESLRRLGIRRGAYHFFRAFGCGDEQASNFLQFVEMLPGDLAPVLDIERTDGIATEIMLQEARIWLDIVESTLGIRPIIYTNQYFYERYLAGHFEDYPLWIARYSSERPLLTTGKKWDIWQYSSEGCVDGISRRVDLNVFPGGWEMLDKLCWFPASLGTEADLAP; translated from the coding sequence ATGATGAGACACTCTACATTTCTCTTGTTCATTCTTGTCCCCTTTGTGGGAAGTCGCAACACTGTGGCGCCGGTATTGTCGCCCGTCATGGAGCTACAGGGCGTGGATGTCTCTCATTATCAGAAAGTGATTGATTGGGAAATGGTAACGGAGCGTCAGGCAGTTGATTTTGCTTTTGTGAAAGCTACCGAAGGCCACGATTACCGCGACAGTTTGTTTTGCCGCAATTGGGAGAGTCTTCGACGGTTGGGCATTCGGCGGGGTGCCTATCATTTTTTTCGCGCTTTTGGCTGTGGCGACGAACAGGCGAGCAATTTTCTCCAATTTGTGGAAATGCTGCCCGGCGACCTTGCGCCGGTGCTCGACATTGAGCGAACGGATGGCATCGCTACCGAAATTATGCTTCAAGAGGCTCGCATTTGGCTCGATATCGTCGAAAGCACGTTGGGCATTCGGCCCATCATCTACACCAACCAGTATTTCTACGAACGTTATTTGGCTGGCCATTTTGAGGATTATCCGCTTTGGATTGCTCGCTATTCCAGCGAGCGCCCACTTTTGACTACTGGCAAAAAATGGGACATCTGGCAGTATTCCAGCGAAGGCTGCGTGGACGGCATTTCCAGACGAGTGGATTTGAACGTTTTTCCTGGCGGCTGGGAGATGCTCGACAAATTGTGCTGGTTCCCTGCTTCTCTCGGAACGGAAGCAGACTTGGCTCCTTAA
- a CDS encoding biopolymer transporter ExbD: MAGFPDSSNGTSRTTPGNIRSKKRSTRVDLTPMVDLAFLLITFFMLATTLAKPHVMALVMPDNERDASIELPQSKVLTILLGADNKVYWYEGIENAALDSTDYSASGLRQVILGKMKRVQAKWGSDTYTNVKSLEEKTGSHLNVIIKPTRASSFQNLVDALDKMAVCRVRYYVLLDVSPQEEAFIAAPSEGLRFTTKQQLEAALR, from the coding sequence ATGGCAGGCTTTCCAGATTCCAGCAACGGCACGAGCAGAACAACGCCCGGCAACATTCGTTCAAAAAAACGCTCCACCCGCGTTGACCTGACACCCATGGTGGATTTGGCTTTTTTGCTCATCACCTTCTTCATGCTCGCCACCACATTGGCCAAACCCCATGTCATGGCTTTGGTCATGCCCGACAATGAAAGGGATGCCTCTATCGAGTTGCCACAGTCCAAAGTGCTCACGATTCTACTCGGCGCTGACAACAAAGTGTATTGGTATGAAGGTATTGAAAACGCCGCGCTTGACTCCACCGACTACTCAGCATCGGGGCTACGTCAGGTGATTTTGGGAAAAATGAAACGTGTGCAGGCCAAATGGGGCTCGGATACATACACCAACGTTAAAAGTCTGGAGGAAAAAACAGGCTCGCATCTGAACGTCATCATCAAGCCGACTCGCGCATCCAGCTTCCAAAACCTCGTGGATGCTTTGGATAAAATGGCCGTATGCCGGGTGCGCTACTATGTGTTGCTCGATGTTTCCCCACAGGAAGAAGCGTTCATCGCTGCACCGTCTGAAGGATTGCGCTTCACCACAAAACAACAGCTCGAAGCGGCTCTTCGCTAA
- a CDS encoding TonB family protein, which translates to MNTPQFVSPKDALDIVFADRNKNYGAYQLRRAYPRHLRSALSIGFLLLALGIGLPDLLSAISSKFPEPPAREVIAEPGPPPDIDADNPPPPPPPPPPTPPPPVRATIRFVPPSPTPDELVQDEQPPTQEDVLNAAAEVGATTRASEGDAPPTLRDVPDFPREVENSKKARDDGEYNMVTVQKPPTFPGGEQDLLRYLAENINYPALAREAGIEGTVALSFVVNKDGSVTDVSILKDIGGGCGKEAVRVVQSMPRWTPGEANGHPVKVRFTLPVRFRLQ; encoded by the coding sequence ATGAACACTCCACAATTCGTGTCGCCAAAGGACGCGCTGGACATCGTTTTCGCCGACAGAAACAAAAATTACGGGGCCTACCAACTGCGCCGCGCCTATCCGCGCCACCTCCGCAGCGCCCTGAGCATCGGCTTTTTGCTCCTTGCGCTGGGCATCGGGCTTCCCGACCTATTGAGCGCCATTTCCAGCAAGTTCCCCGAACCGCCCGCCCGCGAAGTGATAGCCGAACCGGGGCCACCACCCGACATTGATGCCGACAATCCACCGCCCCCCCCACCCCCTCCGCCGCCTACACCACCACCGCCAGTACGCGCGACGATTCGTTTTGTGCCGCCCTCCCCCACTCCCGATGAACTTGTGCAGGATGAACAGCCTCCCACTCAAGAGGATGTGCTCAATGCAGCCGCCGAAGTAGGTGCGACCACTCGTGCCTCGGAAGGGGACGCGCCGCCCACACTGCGAGACGTGCCTGACTTTCCGCGAGAAGTGGAAAACTCGAAAAAAGCACGAGATGACGGCGAGTACAATATGGTGACGGTGCAAAAACCACCGACTTTCCCCGGAGGGGAGCAAGATTTGTTGAGATATCTGGCTGAAAACATCAACTATCCCGCACTTGCCCGAGAGGCGGGCATAGAAGGGACGGTGGCGCTCAGCTTTGTGGTCAATAAGGACGGCAGCGTGACCGATGTGAGCATCCTGAAAGATATTGGCGGCGGATGCGGCAAGGAAGCCGTGCGAGTCGTGCAGTCCATGCCCCGCTGGACTCCCGGGGAAGCCAACGGGCATCCAGTGAAAGTGCGATTCACGCTGCCCGTCCGATTCAGGTTGCAGTAA
- a CDS encoding DUF420 domain-containing protein, producing the protein MAAAAPDIQLEKRLNVLAYIISGVVLLLVGLMRRYKIDLGVDFSFLPPIHASLNALAAAILLLALYFIKNKQVENHRRAIYAAMACSALFLVSYVLYHFTTPETRYGGEGVMRTIYFFFLITHVVLAAVILPFILLTFTRAYTNQFERHKKMARWVFPLWLYVAVTGPICYLMLRPYYPT; encoded by the coding sequence ATGGCAGCAGCAGCTCCCGATATTCAGTTGGAAAAAAGGCTCAACGTATTGGCATACATCATTTCCGGCGTGGTATTGCTATTGGTCGGATTGATGCGGCGGTATAAGATTGACCTTGGTGTTGACTTTAGTTTTTTGCCGCCCATACATGCGTCGTTGAATGCGCTGGCGGCAGCGATACTCCTGTTGGCACTCTACTTCATCAAAAACAAGCAGGTGGAAAATCACCGTCGCGCTATTTACGCGGCGATGGCTTGCTCGGCGCTATTCCTCGTCTCGTATGTGCTTTACCATTTTACCACTCCTGAGACCCGCTACGGAGGGGAAGGGGTGATGCGGACGATTTACTTCTTCTTTCTCATCACCCATGTCGTACTGGCTGCGGTGATATTGCCTTTCATTCTGCTTACCTTTACCCGTGCTTACACCAACCAATTCGAGCGCCACAAAAAAATGGCGCGGTGGGTGTTCCCGCTTTGGTTGTATGTGGCAGTGACCGGGCCGATTTGCTACCTGATGCTGCGGCCTTATTACCCAACATAA
- a CDS encoding cytochrome C oxidase subunit IV family protein, whose protein sequence is MAGHQTYEEQKALVFRGLMILGVVTIVEVVIALFAKGHIVPSIRFTEGFGHYLYMLLMIGFSLFKAYFIIFYFMHMAYEVRGLVMSVLLPTTLLIWAIIAFFQEGNSWGARRELIQEKNEEVVSPAPVGKPQGYILPGTMKG, encoded by the coding sequence ATGGCTGGACATCAAACTTATGAAGAACAAAAAGCCCTCGTCTTTCGCGGGCTGATGATACTCGGCGTGGTGACGATTGTGGAAGTTGTCATCGCCCTTTTTGCCAAAGGACATATCGTGCCCAGCATCCGATTCACGGAGGGGTTTGGGCATTACCTTTATATGCTCCTTATGATTGGCTTCTCCCTGTTCAAAGCCTATTTCATTATTTTTTACTTCATGCACATGGCGTATGAAGTGCGCGGTTTGGTCATGAGCGTGCTGCTTCCCACCACGCTTTTGATTTGGGCGATTATCGCCTTCTTCCAAGAAGGCAACTCTTGGGGCGCGCGCCGCGAATTGATTCAGGAAAAAAACGAGGAAGTTGTCAGCCCAGCTCCGGTGGGCAAGCCACAGGGGTACATCCTGCCCGGCACCATGAAAGGTTGA
- a CDS encoding cytochrome c oxidase subunit 3, whose amino-acid sequence MAETSVTHAHDTHEHADDAHLWEGGKEPLKASYGKLMMWYFLVSDAFTFAGFLIAYGALRFSMPSWPEPDFVFASFPFVKAHWPLVFVTFMTFVLIFSSVTMVRAVQEGHRENQRGVVYWMFLTILGGATFLGCQAYEWTTLIAGENMTVKQNPFGRHIADGIYLNDDGTEAKKTDGSPDVFQKGDSYLLHMHPVRQADGTMKDEFIQRKIKYTTGPYAGQTGVQEMGPKAFGALFFFITGFHGFHVFSGVLFLAIIAINAAGGVYAARRNGYEMVEKIGLYWHFVDLVWVFVFLVFYLL is encoded by the coding sequence ATGGCAGAAACATCTGTTACACACGCGCACGACACGCACGAACACGCAGACGATGCTCACCTCTGGGAGGGTGGTAAGGAGCCACTTAAGGCGAGTTATGGCAAGCTGATGATGTGGTATTTTCTCGTTTCCGACGCATTCACGTTTGCGGGCTTCCTTATTGCATACGGGGCGCTTCGTTTCAGCATGCCCTCTTGGCCAGAACCTGACTTTGTGTTCGCCTCTTTTCCTTTCGTCAAGGCACATTGGCCATTGGTCTTCGTGACGTTCATGACTTTTGTCCTCATATTTAGTTCGGTCACAATGGTACGCGCCGTGCAGGAAGGACACCGCGAGAACCAGCGCGGAGTGGTGTATTGGATGTTTTTGACCATATTGGGCGGCGCCACTTTTTTGGGTTGTCAGGCCTATGAATGGACGACGCTGATTGCGGGCGAGAACATGACCGTGAAGCAAAACCCATTTGGTCGCCACATCGCGGACGGCATTTATCTGAATGACGACGGCACGGAAGCAAAAAAAACGGATGGCTCGCCTGATGTTTTCCAGAAAGGGGACTCATATCTGCTGCACATGCACCCTGTGCGTCAGGCTGACGGCACGATGAAAGATGAGTTCATCCAGCGCAAAATAAAGTACACCACGGGGCCTTATGCGGGGCAAACGGGCGTGCAGGAAATGGGGCCGAAAGCGTTTGGAGCACTTTTCTTTTTCATCACGGGTTTCCACGGTTTCCACGTTTTTTCTGGGGTGCTGTTTCTCGCCATCATTGCCATCAATGCTGCGGGAGGCGTGTACGCCGCTCGACGCAACGGCTACGAGATGGTGGAGAAAATCGGGCTTTATTGGCACTTTGTGGACTTGGTGTGGGTGTTTGTGTTTCTTGTGTTCTACCTCCTCTAA
- a CDS encoding heme-copper oxidase subunit III: MGAISSPEYSRSKIPPQKLALWVGIASIVMMFGAITSAYVVRRAAGNWFEFKLPDIFFLNTVVILLSSLTLHVSYTAFKKGNEQLYKGLLVATFVLGILFVVLQYQGWVAMTAIGATFTINPSSSFVYVISGLHAAHVLGGIAALIVAMIYAFVLPYRPTERRRLRFELVVNYWHFVDVLWLYLIVFFMLQS; the protein is encoded by the coding sequence ATGGGAGCCATTTCATCTCCTGAATATAGCCGAAGCAAAATACCGCCACAGAAGCTTGCGCTTTGGGTCGGCATTGCGAGCATCGTGATGATGTTCGGGGCCATCACGAGTGCATATGTGGTGCGGAGAGCTGCTGGCAATTGGTTTGAGTTCAAATTGCCAGATATCTTTTTTCTCAACACGGTGGTGATTTTACTCAGCAGTTTGACCCTTCACGTTTCTTACACCGCTTTTAAAAAAGGCAATGAGCAACTGTACAAGGGACTGCTGGTGGCGACTTTTGTGCTGGGAATTCTTTTTGTGGTGCTGCAATATCAAGGTTGGGTGGCGATGACAGCTATCGGTGCGACTTTCACCATCAACCCTTCCAGTTCGTTCGTGTATGTGATTTCCGGGTTGCATGCGGCGCACGTGCTGGGTGGTATCGCGGCACTGATTGTGGCAATGATTTACGCATTTGTGCTGCCGTACAGACCAACGGAACGTCGGAGATTGCGCTTTGAATTGGTGGTCAATTACTGGCATTTCGTGGATGTGCTTTGGCTCTATTTGATTGTGTTTTTCATGTTGCAATCTTGA
- the cyoE gene encoding heme o synthase → MERNSVKQVSIWEGLTQSVTDFGLLVKFKLTLLVLFSAVMSYAIVCGGDVDWTVMGLLAFGGFMVTGAANALNQVLERDYDKLMPRTANRPIATGRMSVSKAVLWAGLMAMAGITVLSFFNPLAGFLGTLSLMSYAFVYTPLKRSTPLSVVVGAVPGALPLIIGCVVHEGFISPMAFMLFTLQFLWQFPHFWAVAWLADDDYKKAGFYLLPSKNGVKDSTTGLLSFAFCILMVGNALLGWSLGYVGTWATMLLVGLNAYWALLCWRLFKECSRAAARKQMFMSFVHLPVSLIVILIDKII, encoded by the coding sequence ATGGAGCGCAACTCTGTAAAGCAAGTATCAATTTGGGAAGGCTTGACTCAATCAGTCACCGATTTTGGTCTGTTGGTAAAATTCAAGTTGACCTTGTTAGTTCTTTTTTCTGCGGTAATGTCCTACGCGATTGTGTGTGGAGGCGACGTGGATTGGACGGTGATGGGGCTACTGGCGTTTGGTGGTTTCATGGTGACGGGGGCGGCCAATGCGTTGAATCAGGTGCTTGAGCGCGATTACGACAAGTTGATGCCTCGAACGGCCAACCGTCCTATCGCTACTGGGCGCATGAGCGTGTCGAAAGCTGTCTTGTGGGCAGGATTGATGGCGATGGCTGGCATCACGGTGCTTTCGTTTTTCAACCCGCTCGCCGGGTTTCTCGGCACCTTGTCGTTGATGAGTTATGCCTTTGTTTACACGCCACTCAAACGCTCCACGCCGCTTTCGGTGGTGGTGGGTGCAGTGCCCGGGGCACTTCCGCTCATCATCGGCTGCGTGGTGCACGAGGGATTTATTTCGCCAATGGCCTTCATGCTGTTCACGCTCCAGTTCTTGTGGCAATTTCCTCATTTCTGGGCGGTGGCATGGTTGGCGGATGACGACTACAAAAAAGCCGGGTTCTATCTTCTGCCGTCGAAAAATGGCGTGAAAGATTCCACGACCGGGTTGCTCTCCTTTGCTTTTTGTATTCTTATGGTGGGCAACGCGCTGCTGGGATGGTCGCTAGGATACGTTGGAACATGGGCCACGATGCTCCTTGTTGGGCTAAATGCCTATTGGGCCTTGCTTTGTTGGAGGCTTTTCAAAGAGTGTTCGAGAGCGGCAGCTCGCAAGCAGATGTTCATGTCGTTTGTGCATCTGCCAGTATCGTTGATTGTGATTTTGATTGATAAAATAATTTAG
- a CDS encoding cbb3-type cytochrome c oxidase subunit I, whose protein sequence is MAHAVTAADTLEEKLTQELGYDDHFHEHHHGDKFQSNFLTTYIFSTDHKIIARQFLITGIFWAFIGAAMSIVFRLQLGFPEADLAWLKPLLGKWIQVNDAGIGKLDPEFYYALVTMHGTILVFFVLTAGLSGTFANLLIPLQIGARDMASPLLNAMSYWFFFLAGVVMFLSLFLSTGPFSGGWTAYPPLSALGQASDGSKAGMTMWIVAMSLFVVSSLLGGINYITTILNLRTKGMTMWRMPLTIWAILITAILGVLSFPVLFSGLLLLVFDRSMGTSFYLSEIIVGGQILDRIGGSPILYQHLFWFLGHPEVYIIILPAMGIVSEVLSVHARKPIFGYRAMVYSILAIGFLSFIVWAHHMFMSGVNPFISNFFVVFTLIIAVPSAIKVFNWISTVYGSNFRFNSASLFALGFVSMFISGGLTGIFLGNSAIDIQLHDTYFVVAHFHIVMGIAAFFGMFAGVYHWFPKMFSRFMNETLGKIHFWGTLIGAYLIFWPMHYTGMAGVPRRYYAIDNFDSFKHFVSLNQFITIAAIVVFFLQVLFIINFFYSVFSGRKLTVKNPWGSNTLEWTTPIKPGHGNWPGNIPTTQRWAYDYGKGGEEFIAQFVPLKEGEHDHGH, encoded by the coding sequence ATGGCTCACGCAGTAACCGCCGCCGACACTTTGGAAGAAAAACTCACCCAAGAACTGGGTTATGATGACCATTTTCATGAGCATCATCACGGCGACAAGTTTCAGTCGAATTTTCTGACGACGTACATTTTTAGCACCGACCACAAAATCATTGCCCGTCAGTTCCTTATCACGGGGATTTTTTGGGCTTTCATCGGCGCTGCGATGTCCATCGTTTTTCGTTTGCAGCTGGGCTTTCCTGAAGCCGACTTGGCTTGGCTCAAGCCGCTTTTGGGAAAGTGGATTCAGGTGAACGACGCGGGCATCGGCAAACTCGACCCTGAGTTCTATTACGCATTGGTGACCATGCACGGCACGATTCTCGTGTTCTTCGTGCTCACGGCCGGGTTGAGCGGCACGTTTGCCAACCTGCTTATACCGTTGCAAATCGGCGCACGCGATATGGCTTCGCCGCTGCTCAACGCCATGTCGTATTGGTTCTTCTTCCTCGCCGGGGTCGTGATGTTCCTGTCGTTGTTCTTGAGCACAGGGCCTTTCTCCGGTGGATGGACGGCCTATCCGCCATTGAGCGCCTTGGGTCAAGCATCTGACGGCTCCAAGGCGGGCATGACGATGTGGATAGTAGCCATGTCGCTCTTTGTGGTGTCGTCGCTCTTGGGTGGTATCAACTATATCACGACCATCCTGAACCTGCGCACGAAAGGCATGACGATGTGGCGTATGCCGCTGACGATTTGGGCAATACTTATCACGGCCATCCTCGGCGTGTTGTCGTTCCCGGTGCTGTTTTCCGGTCTGTTGTTGTTGGTGTTCGACCGCAGCATGGGCACGTCTTTCTATCTGAGCGAGATTATTGTGGGTGGTCAAATTCTCGACCGCATCGGTGGTAGCCCGATTTTGTATCAGCACTTGTTTTGGTTCCTCGGTCACCCGGAGGTGTATATCATCATCCTTCCGGCGATGGGTATCGTGTCGGAAGTGCTGTCGGTGCACGCTCGCAAGCCGATTTTCGGCTACCGTGCGATGGTATATTCGATTCTGGCGATTGGATTCCTTTCGTTCATCGTGTGGGCGCACCACATGTTTATGTCAGGTGTTAATCCATTCATCAGTAACTTCTTTGTGGTGTTTACACTGATTATCGCCGTGCCGTCGGCTATCAAGGTGTTCAACTGGATTTCGACGGTGTATGGCTCAAACTTCCGCTTCAATTCGGCCAGTTTGTTTGCACTCGGCTTCGTGTCCATGTTCATTTCTGGTGGTTTGACAGGTATTTTCCTTGGCAACTCAGCGATTGACATTCAATTGCACGACACCTATTTCGTGGTGGCTCACTTCCACATTGTGATGGGTATCGCGGCATTCTTTGGGATGTTCGCGGGCGTGTATCACTGGTTCCCGAAAATGTTTAGCCGTTTCATGAATGAGACGCTTGGCAAGATTCACTTTTGGGGCACTTTGATTGGTGCTTACCTGATTTTCTGGCCCATGCACTACACGGGCATGGCGGGTGTGCCGCGTCGTTACTACGCCATTGACAATTTCGACTCTTTCAAGCATTTTGTGAGTTTGAACCAGTTTATCACAATTGCGGCCATTGTGGTGTTTTTCCTTCAAGTGTTGTTCATCATCAATTTCTTCTATTCTGTTTTTAGTGGTCGCAAGTTGACGGTGAAAAACCCATGGGGCTCCAACACGCTGGAATGGACCACGCCGATTAAACCGGGCCACGGCAACTGGCCAGGCAACATCCCGACCACCCAACGCTGGGCTTACGACTACGGCAAAGGCGGCGAGGAGTTCATCGCACAGTTTGTGCCTTTGAAAGAAGGCGAGCATGACCACGGGCATTGA
- a CDS encoding OmpA family protein: protein MTALIILLCVILISIVLVQIGRVTELTAQIKGEREVLRDNSKWNGWLSVGFMIVFLVGVFISAWEYKNEMMGYGPHKAASAHGDILDSMFNITLILTGIVFVITHIALFWFAYKYRWQEGRKAQFIAHDNRLELIWTAIPAVVMTILVVRGLNAWNTVMADVNPDEDYLEIEATGQQFNWIIRYPGPDGKIGTRDYKLTTANNQLGIDFNDPKSWDDVVPGQELLLPVGKKVRVRILAKDVLHNFYLPHFRVKMDAVPGMPTYFVFTPIKTTTEYRNELRKYDDFNLPNDPTEPNGKKRWEAFEYELACAELCGKGHYSMKRIFKVVTQEEYDAWYRQQESFYLSQIRGKDEDPNKGKVLDIEVRQRAKQFSESMKNAVESTNAADKTLPLQYVNFETGSATLTADSRYELDNLVTAMNTYPSLVIEVAGHTDDVGDPLQNRLLSQMRAASVVKYLTDRGISESRLRPRGYGDTKPLVPNDSDENRAKNRRTEFTILSPAS, encoded by the coding sequence ATGACTGCGCTTATCATATTACTCTGCGTCATACTCATCTCCATCGTGTTGGTACAAATCGGTAGAGTCACCGAGCTCACCGCCCAAATAAAAGGCGAGCGTGAGGTGTTGCGCGACAACAGCAAATGGAATGGCTGGCTCTCGGTCGGCTTCATGATTGTGTTTCTCGTCGGTGTGTTTATTTCCGCATGGGAATACAAAAATGAGATGATGGGCTATGGCCCACACAAAGCGGCTTCTGCGCATGGCGATATTCTGGACAGTATGTTCAATATCACGTTGATACTCACGGGTATCGTGTTTGTGATTACGCATATCGCATTGTTTTGGTTTGCTTACAAATATCGGTGGCAGGAGGGTCGGAAGGCGCAGTTCATTGCCCACGACAACCGCCTTGAGCTCATCTGGACAGCCATCCCAGCAGTGGTGATGACGATTCTTGTGGTGCGCGGCCTCAATGCTTGGAACACGGTGATGGCTGACGTGAATCCTGATGAGGACTACTTGGAGATAGAAGCCACTGGCCAACAGTTCAACTGGATTATCCGCTACCCAGGCCCCGACGGGAAAATCGGAACGCGCGATTACAAACTGACAACGGCCAACAATCAGTTGGGTATTGACTTTAATGACCCAAAATCGTGGGACGACGTGGTGCCGGGTCAGGAATTGTTGCTGCCCGTAGGGAAAAAGGTGCGAGTGCGCATCCTTGCCAAGGATGTACTCCACAACTTTTACTTGCCGCACTTCCGCGTGAAGATGGACGCAGTGCCAGGTATGCCTACCTATTTCGTGTTCACCCCCATCAAGACGACCACTGAATATCGCAACGAACTGCGCAAATACGACGACTTCAACCTCCCGAACGACCCCACCGAGCCGAACGGCAAAAAACGGTGGGAGGCATTCGAGTATGAATTGGCCTGCGCGGAGTTGTGCGGCAAGGGACACTATTCGATGAAACGTATTTTCAAGGTGGTGACACAAGAAGAATACGATGCATGGTACAGACAGCAAGAGTCGTTTTACCTGTCGCAAATTCGCGGTAAAGACGAAGACCCGAACAAGGGCAAAGTGCTGGACATCGAGGTCCGGCAGCGTGCTAAGCAGTTTAGCGAAAGCATGAAAAACGCGGTGGAATCCACCAATGCGGCTGACAAGACACTTCCACTCCAATACGTCAATTTTGAAACCGGCTCGGCCACCCTCACCGCCGATAGCCGCTATGAACTGGATAATTTGGTGACGGCCATGAACACTTATCCCAGTTTGGTGATTGAAGTGGCGGGCCACACGGATGATGTGGGCGACCCGTTGCAGAATCGCCTGCTTTCTCAGATGCGGGCTGCATCGGTGGTCAAGTATCTGACAGACAGGGGCATCTCGGAAAGCCGTCTGCGCCCTCGCGGTTATGGCGACACCAAGCCGCTTGTTCCGAACGATTCGGATGAAAACAGGGCTAAGAACCGGAGGACTGAATTTACGATTTTGTCACCGGCATCCTGA
- a CDS encoding cytochrome c, protein MKYALGAIVGIALFAWLFSVCSPAGINKTGHEYMPDMYHSVGYEANQYNAYSWNHWDGDKSVFTKAELSQPRGSVNGTIPRGYTAVHYGDASAIDVVRGKNAPNAIAAPVNGQVPFYYENTEDDRLRCEQEITTNPFPVTKSGLERGKALYDVQCAICHGEKGNGEGWLVTMPDSKYPAQPKNLVGPDMVEAKEGRFYFSIMYGKNVMGSYADKLSYEERWQVIHYIRSLQTK, encoded by the coding sequence ATGAAATACGCACTTGGCGCAATAGTCGGAATAGCCTTGTTTGCTTGGCTTTTTTCTGTGTGCTCTCCAGCAGGCATCAACAAGACGGGCCATGAATATATGCCCGATATGTATCACTCTGTCGGCTACGAGGCCAATCAGTACAATGCTTACTCTTGGAACCACTGGGACGGAGACAAGAGCGTCTTCACCAAGGCAGAGCTGTCGCAGCCGCGTGGCAGCGTGAACGGTACCATCCCTCGTGGCTACACAGCGGTGCACTATGGCGACGCTTCGGCTATTGATGTGGTGCGCGGCAAAAATGCGCCCAACGCCATTGCAGCGCCAGTGAACGGCCAAGTGCCATTCTACTACGAAAACACGGAGGACGACCGCCTTCGCTGCGAGCAGGAAATCACGACCAACCCCTTCCCAGTTACTAAAAGTGGTCTTGAGCGTGGCAAGGCACTCTACGATGTGCAGTGTGCCATCTGTCATGGAGAAAAAGGCAACGGTGAGGGATGGCTGGTGACCATGCCCGATAGCAAGTATCCCGCTCAGCCCAAAAATCTTGTCGGTCCAGACATGGTCGAGGCCAAGGAAGGCCGCTTCTATTTCTCCATCATGTATGGCAAAAACGTGATGGGCAGCTATGCGGACAAACTTTCCTACGAGGAACGCTGGCAGGTGATTCACTACATCCGCTCGCTTCAGACAAAGTAA
- a CDS encoding DUF3341 domain-containing protein, whose amino-acid sequence MAAQSKKVLYGLYNDEEELKSAVKAAHAQHLDIMDVYTPFPVHGLDPILGLKESRLHIMGFIYGSIGALFAFLAMTWIFTSDWPIVFGGKPYWSVPAFIPIIFENTVLYSAWGMTITFYTICGMWPGVKAKILDNRITDDKFCLAFDVTEAPEGDVKNLQGFFTKTGAAEVNVKTI is encoded by the coding sequence ATGGCTGCTCAAAGCAAAAAAGTCCTCTACGGGCTTTACAACGACGAAGAAGAACTGAAAAGCGCTGTCAAGGCGGCACATGCGCAGCATTTGGACATCATGGATGTCTACACACCCTTTCCTGTGCATGGCCTCGACCCTATTCTTGGTCTGAAAGAAAGCCGCTTGCACATCATGGGCTTTATCTATGGCTCTATCGGTGCCTTGTTCGCTTTCTTGGCCATGACATGGATTTTCACCAGCGATTGGCCCATCGTTTTTGGCGGCAAGCCATATTGGTCGGTGCCGGCATTTATTCCCATCATTTTTGAAAACACGGTCTTGTATTCCGCTTGGGGCATGACCATCACCTTCTACACGATTTGCGGAATGTGGCCGGGCGTGAAAGCCAAGATTTTGGACAATCGCATCACGGACGACAAGTTTTGCCTTGCATTCGACGTGACGGAAGCCCCGGAAGGCGATGTCAAAAACTTGCAAGGCTTTTTCACCAAAACCGGCGCGGCGGAGGTGAACGTGAAAACGATTTAA